A genomic segment from Fusarium fujikuroi IMI 58289 draft genome, chromosome FFUJ_chr04 encodes:
- a CDS encoding related to formaldehyde dehydrogenase, with protein METSSKTGFMRAVQWEGNVRDMSVNIIPRPKLIEPEDAVVRITTSAICGSDLHIYHGLFGTEEKFGVGHEAVGIVEEVGPAVDFLKPGDRVLILAFAEDGNLLPKPSMLVTDQPIIGLGLGGMFHGDTGLQAEYARIPWADSSLAKLPDKLDDKEWLPLTDAFPTGWTAIDFSGFEPGDTVAVFGAGAIGLMAAYSAIIRGAAHVYVIDHVASRLAKAASIGAQPINFTRGGKASDQILALRPQGVTRAIDAVGEVCLNDDLKPQQDYILREAVKITTSGGGIGVIGVHITALVSEFGGRGIVHKPDLKAEIKFPIAEAWIKGIRIQGGLVDIKGNIKALVELVKSGRARPGFIFSNEYSLEDAPIAYRRFEKWEETKVTLKGARKPSDEQTLELRNGSKGASGTNGA; from the exons ATGGAAACTTCTTCGAAAACGGGCTTTATGCGCGCTGTCCAATGGGAGGGCAACGTTCGTGACATGTCTGTCAACATCATTCCACGCCCCAAGCTCATCGAACCAGAAGACGCAGTTGTTCGTATCACCACCTCCGCTATCTGTGGCTCTGATCTTCACATCTACCACGGTCTCTTTGGCACCGAAGAAAAGTTCGGTGTGGGTCATGAGGCCGTTGGCATCGTCGAGGAAGTCGGCCCAGCCGTGGACTTCTTGAAGCCCGGCGACAGAGTTCTGATTCTGGCCTTCGCAGAGGATGGGAACTTGCTGCCCAAACCTTCGATGCTTGTGACTGATCAGCCTAttattggccttggccttggtggaaTGTTCCATGGCGATACAGGACTACAAG CTGAGTATGCTCGAATTCCATGGGCTGATTCATCCCTGGCCAAGCTTCCCGATAAGCTTGACGACAAGGAATGGCTGCCTCTTACTGATGCCTTCCCTACTGGCTGGACCGCCATTGACTTCTCCGGCTTCGAACCTGGTGATACTGTCGCAGTCTTCGGCGCTGGTGCCATTGGACTTATGGCTGCATACAGCGCCATAATTCGCGGCGCCGCTCATGTCTACGTAATCGACCACGTTGCTTCTCGCCTTGCCAAGGCTGCTTCCATTGGTGCGCAGCCCATCAACTTTACCCGAGGTGGTAAGGCATCTGATCAGATCCTGGCTTTACGCCCTCAAGGAGTCACTCGGGCTATCGACGCCGTGGGCGAAGTCTGCCTCAACGATGACTTGAAGCCGCAGCAGGACTACATCCTTCGTGAAGCTGTGAAGATCACTACCTCCGGCGGTGGTATTGGCGTCATCGGAGTACATATCACTGCATTGGTCAGCGAATTCGGTGGTAGAGGAATAGTTCACAAGCCTGACTTGAAGGCTGAGATCAAGTTTCCAATAGCCGAGGCCTGGATCAAGGGAATCCGTATCCAAGGCGGACTTGTGGACATTAAGGGGAACATCAAGGCTCTAGTCGAGCTTGTGAAGAGTGGAAGGGCACGGCCTGgtttcatcttctcaaacGAGTACAGCTTGGAGGATGCACCAATTGCGTATAGACGATTTGAGAAGTGGGAAGAGACAAAGGTGACATTGAAGGGAGCCCGCAAGCCAAGTGATGAACAGACCCTGGAGTTACGCAATGGTAGCAAGGGAGCTTCAGGCACCAATGGTGCGTAA
- a CDS encoding related to tetracycline resistance protein (probable transport protein), with product MNPTTPLLSPDRTSTSYSNLTEFPPLVLRNDKKRRGTKKSLRIKMQIPLLCYARFMVTMTYFSIFPYVALVIQHNSGSRATDIGTCVGLFEVLFLAAQALTSMFWVIMANRFGNKSILVYILLGTAISSVIFGFTSSVWQMALCRCFMGLVSGGDVVIRVMIGKRCMTETEATRGFSLSSLAGNVGMASGLLMGHALVSHFRQYSTIFKPVSFLGQHPFCLPGITIGVMSVTCAIVAALFVEDANEAGEDTHSTSFLPPTRTSLRELLRSPGASNTVSSFINISLLGSAFTAVATLALYTDIGQGGLELPGHEITLYMICQVAFAACWLFLIYPALYRQFGTQNIISLSPIIFPFFFVSLSIMNAFVRSGSEPGFYLFRVVLGVMTIMGPAVHMAVTAVYVGLQEVSPCPQELGLLNGVAEAASCLLQATVLSLGILIYAFCNDPSVTAGYLNWVVLLLVGLSFFVLIFPTWTRLTKS from the coding sequence ATGAATCCGACTACGCCTCTGCTGTCCCCCGACCGAACGTCAACGTCCTACAGTAACTTGACCGAATTTCCTCCTTTGGTTCTCAGAAATGACAAGAAGCGACGAGggacaaagaagagcttGCGAATCAAGATGCAAATTCCCTTGCTGTGCTACGCGCGTTTTATGGTGACGATGACAtacttctccatcttcccaTACGTAGCTCTGGTGATACAGCACAATAGTGGTTCACGGGCCACTGATATCGGTACATGCGTAGGCCTCTTTGAAGTACTATTCTTGGCTGCGCAGGCCCTGACATCAATGTTCTGGGTCATCATGGCAAACAGATTCGGTAACAAGTCGATACTGGTATATATCCTTCTTGGGACGGCTATCAGCTCGGTCATTTTCGGCTTTACATCGTCGGTCTGGCAAATGGCACTCTGCCGGTGCTTCATGGGGCTCGTTTCAGGTGGGGACGTCGTCATCCGCGTTATGATCGGGAAACGGTGCATGACGGAGACAGAGGCTACTCGTGGATTCAGCCTATCTTCCCTAGCTGGAAATGTCGGAATGGCCTCTGGACTTCTCATGGGCCATGCTCTTGTCAGCCATTTCCGTCAATACTCAACTATCTTCAAGCccgtttcttttcttggtcAACATCCATTCTGCCTCCCAGGAATTACGATTGGCGTCATGAGCGTAACTTGCGCCATCGTTGCTGCACTGTTCGTGGAGGATGCCAACGAGGCCGGAGAAGATACCCATTCTACGAGCTTTCTACCTCCAACCAGGACATCTCTCCGCGAACTACTCAGGTCTCCCGGTGCCAGTAACACGGTTTCATCGTTTATCAATATAAGCCTGCTGGGTTCTGCTTTCACTGCCGTTGCAACCCTCGCACTATACACAGACATCGGCCAAGGCGGCCTGGAATTACCAGGTCACGAAATTACGCTGTACATGATCTGTCAGGTCGCTTTCGCAGCATGCTGGCTATTTTTGATATACCCAGCCTTATACCGACAGTTTGGTACACAGAACATCATTTCATTAAGCCCAATTatttttcccttcttctttgtgAGTCTTAGCATCATGAATGCATTTGTTCGCTCTGGTAGCGAACCTGGTTTCTACCTATTTCGGGTCGTTTTGGGCGTGATGACAATCATGGGGCCCGCTGTCCATATGGCAGTTACGGCAGTCTACGTTGGCTTGCAAGAGGTTTCGCCCTGTCCTCAAGAGCTCGGTTTGCTCAATGGAGTTGCAGAAGCGGCTTCTTGCCTTCTACAAGCGACAGTTTTATCACTGGGGATTTTGATCTATGCCTTTTGCAATGACCCTAGTGTGACAGCTGGGTATCTTAACTGGGTTGTCTTGTTACTGGTCGGGTTATCTTTCTTTGTTTTAATATTTCCTACTTGGACGAGGCTCACAAAAAGTTAA
- a CDS encoding related to acetyltransferase → MTSSPEIRPASSQDIPAILSLIRAGAEEQAPGTVVTATEERLAKTLHLSDVTGSPEYRIGHPILAFSPDGKPAGLLIYFFNYTTWGAAPGVCMEEIYVVPEYRPHGYARKLVQVMTSAAKKVGCVKMEWLCLKDNTRALRFYEKLGAKRMENWTVLKVDEAGMDHLL, encoded by the exons ATGACCTCCTCGCCTGAAATCCGTCCTGCGTCTTCTCAAG ATATTCCTGCTATCTTGAGTTTAATCCGTGCTGGCGCAGAAGAGCAAGCACCAGGAACAGTTGTCACTGCCACCGAGGAGCGTCTGGCAAAGACACTCCACTTGTCAGACGTCACCGGCTCTCCCGAATACCGGATCGGACATCccatcttggccttctcaccAGATGGGAAGCCCGCTGGATTATTGATCTACTTCTTCAACTACACGACATGGGGGGCTGCTCCTGGAGTCTGCATGGAGGAGATTTACGTCGTCCCGGAATACAGACCTCACGGATACGCGCGGAAGTTGGTCCAAGTTATGACATCAGCGGCTAAGAAAGTAGGCTGCGTAAAGATGGAGTGGCTCTGCTTGAAGGATAACACAAGAGCACTGAGGTTTTATGAGAAGCTTGGGGCCAAGCGAATGGAGAATTGGACGGTGctcaaggttgatgaggctggaaTGGATCATTTGCTATAG